The following nucleotide sequence is from Nitratidesulfovibrio termitidis HI1.
TTCGGATGCGGCCCAGTCCCTGCAGGACGATGTTTCACAGTCGGACATCTCCTCGGCGGAATCCATGGTGTCGAACCTGCGCCAGAGCCTCAGCGAAGCAGAGGACGAACTGGCCGAGTTGCAGGATGACACCGACATGGACGAGGAAACCAGGCAGGAACAGGTGCAGCTGATGCAGGCCAAGATTTCCATGCTGGAAAGTCAGGTCTCGCAGGCCCTGACCGAAAAGTCCGAGTTGGAGAAGCAGAAGCAGGAAGCCGAGCAGGGCGGCAACGACGCATCCGCCACGGCGGAGCCGGAAACCGGAGAAGAATAGCGAACCGCGCAGGGGGCTGTCGGCAGTTCGCGGGTCCGGCGCGGGACGCATGAACGAGAGCGATAGCAGGACGTCTGGCGCGGGGCGGTACACACTCTTTCCGTGGCGGGGGCCACGGAGATATTGCGGCAACGGGATCAGGCACACGCGACGGCATACCCGTCAGGGTCACGCAAAAGGATGCGGCCATCGCTTCGGCAGGGGCCGCATCCGTGTTTGTGGCGGCTGGCATGCCCGGCGTGCGGTGGAAAAAAGGGGGCGAGGCAATATTCACGAATCGCAAGCAATGTTGTGGCATGCAATGAAATGTGAGCGGGTGCTGTAAACTCTTCAGGCAAGCTGTCGATAGGTTGACTGAACGTCGCGCAGTTGCGCGAAAGGAGGTCCCATGGTCGAAGCACTGGACGGAACCCAGGTCGGCACTGCCTACAGCACCTTGCAGGTGCAGGCGGGCACGGAACGCACGGGTACGTTGCGCACCGCTTCCACGGAGGATGCGGAAAGCGGCGGCGACACCGTGACCATCTCTGACGAAGGGCGGCAGAAGGCAGCGGGGATGGCCAGCAGCGGCGCGGGCGGCACGCAGTCCACCGACGAATCGGACTCCAGCGACGATCTGGCCTCGCTGAAGGAGCAAATCCAGAACCTGCGCGAACAGATCAAGCAAAAGCAGCAGGAAATGGAGGAAATCCAGCAGGACGCCAACCTGGACGACGAGCAGAAGCAGCAGCAGGTCGCCATGAAGATGTCCGAAATCACCATGCTTCAGAGCCAGCTGACGGAACTGCTGGAACAGAAGAGCAAGCTGGAGACTGCCAGCGGCGATTCCGGGTCATCCGGCGGGGCGGCGGGCGTCAGCATCAACGTGTAGCGGATGCAGGGCATGACGGGGCGCGGGCACGGCGCGTCCTGGGCATGTCGGTGGCGCGAGCACGTCGCCCCCGAATATGACGAGGTGCGAACACGTCGTGCCTCTGGGGATGTGTCTGGGGATCGTGATGTCGCGCGCGGCTGTGGCCGCACGGAATGAACGCGGTTTCCGCCTTGGCGGGGGCCGCGTTCGGCTGTGTGGGGGCTGGGGCGGGAAAGAGGAAGGGGACCGCAGAGCGGGACGGAACGTGCGGTGGGCCGGTATGTGCGCGGCAGACATGCTGGCGCGGGGAACGCGCGCAACTGGAGAAGGGGGAGCCTGGGGGAGCGGGGGCGGGGGAGTTCATTCTACGCCCTGCGGCGCGGCTATTTCCACACGGCGCGGGCGGCCTCCACCAGGGCGCGCAGGGCCGGGTCGTCGCTGCGGTCGGTGCGGTGGGCGATGCACAGGGGCACCGCCAGCGGCTCCGGCCACACGTACACCCCGTGGTCGCGCACCATCTGGGCGGTTTCATCCGCGCGCAGCACGGCCACGCCCTTGCCGGTGGCCACCAGCTGCTTGACGATGGGCTCGTCGATGGCGACCGCCGCCGTGCGCGGGCGCAGGCTGTAGGGGGCCATGCGTGCGGCCACGGTGCGGTGGAAGGGACAGTCGCAGGTGGGCCAGATCCACGGCAGTTGCGACAGGGCATGCCAGGCGTTGGCGTCGTGCACGGGCAGGCGGGGCAGGTCGGACGGGGCGTAGTCGGGCCTTGGCGCGGGCATGCCGCCGTGGCGGGCCAGCAGCGCGGCCAGCAGGCCGGGGCCGGGGGCGTGGGGGGCGCTGTCGATGCCGGGGCCGGAATTACCGTTGGGCGGCATGTCCGGACCTGATGTGCCCAGGGCCGTGGTGTCAGGTCCCGGCATGTGCGCATCCGCGTCTCCGGCGGGTTGGGCCGTGTCTTCGGCGAGTTGCGGCGCGCCATAGCGGCGTACGGCGGCGGACCATTCCGGGCGTTCCGGCGGCGGGTGCGATTCCGTGCGGGCGCGGCCCTTGCGCGCGGCGCGCGCCGTCGTGGCCGCAGCCGCCCCCAGCGAGACGGCGGGAGAGGGTGCGGTAGTCGGGGGCACGGGCAGCGCAGGCACCATGCTGGCGGGAATCACGATGCGGATTTCCACGTCGCGCAGGGGGTGCTCCACGATGTCGGGCGAAAATTCCTGTCCGTAGCGGTAGCCCGCGTCGATGACCGATTCGCGCAGCAATTCCGACGTGGTCATGGTCTGGGTCATGGTGAATTCCAGCGCCACGTCGGGGCAGGCCGCGCCAAGGGCCTCGTGCAGGGCCACCATGCGCAGGAAGGCGGGGTCGGTGTTCAGGCCAAGGGTGATCCGTCCGGTGGGCTGGGCGCGCAGTCGTTCGGCCTTGCGGCGCAGGGCCGTGGCGGCATCCAGTGCCTTTCTTGCCAGGGGCAGCAGATCGGCGCCCGCGTCGGTCAGGTCCATGCCGCGCGCGCGGCGGCGGAACAGGGTTACGCCCAGGGTGTCTTCCAGCGCGCGAATCTGCCCACTGAGGGCCGACTGGCTGAGGTGCAGCTCTGCGGCGGCGCGGGTGAGCGTGCCGGTTTCGGCCACGGTGGCGAAGGCGCGGAGCAGGTGCAGTTCCATGACGGTGCGCAGGGTTGCAGACGAGGGGGAGGGGTCGGTGACGCCGAAAGCCGTGAGGGCGAAAGCGCCATGCGTGCGCCGGAAGGTGGCCTGCCAAACCTGCGGGCGTTCGGCCACGCCGAACGCTGCCTTCGGGAAATACCGTTGGATTTCCGGGCGCTATGGGGCCAAGGATGGCACGGAAACAACAGGAGGGCAACCCCATGCGCAGCGCGCAACTTGGACCGTGGCTTCTGGCGGGGCTTATCGTCGGGCCGGTATTGGGATCGGGCATCATCATCCTGCCGCCGGTGGTGCTGGGCGTGGCCGGGGCGTGGGCATTGCCCGCGTGGCTGGTCATGATTGCGGTTGGGGTGGTGTTCGCGCTGGTGTTCGGCGAACTGTCCGTGCTGTTCCCCGGCGACGGGGGCGTTTCCGTGGCCGTGGGGCACGCCTTTGGTCCGCAGGGGCGGCGGCTGGCCTCGCTGTATCTGGTGGTGGCGGTGCTGTTCGGCCCCGTGGCCGTGCTGCTGACCGGAGTGCGCTACCTGCCGCTGGGCGGGCTGCCGCCGGTGGGCGTGGCCTACGGGCTGCTGCTGGTGTGCGCCGGGCTGCTGCTGCGGCAGGTGGCTTCGCTGGGGCGGGTGGCGCTGGTGCTCTCGTCGGTGTCGGCGGGGTTGCTGTTCGCCGGGGGGGTGGTCACGCTGGGCGATGCGGCGGGCGCGTTGTGGCGCGGCGCTGGCGGAGGCATGGCGGCCAGCGCAATGCCCGGCGGCCCCATGCAGGGCGGCCCAATATCCGGTGGCATATCCGGTGGCATGTCTGGTGGCATGTCGGGGGCGGAATTCCTGTCCGCCTTCGCCCTGCCCGCGCCAGACTGGGCCATGCTGGGGCACGCCCTGCTGCTGCTGTTCTGGATCGTGGTAGGCTGGGAAGTGGTGGGCAACTACAGCGCTGAGGTGCGCAACCCGCGCCGCACCATCCGTAAGGCGGTCATCCGCGCGCTGGCAGCCGTGACGGCGGTGGACCTGGCCGTGGCCGGGGGCATGCAGTGGCTGGCGGTGCGCAATGCGGCACCCGTCAGTGCGGGCGCTGCTGGCGGCCTGACCGTGCCGCCGGACGGTGTGGCAGCATTGCTCACGCCGCTGTTCGGCACGTGGGGCGGGCTGGTGCTGGGGGCGCTGGCGTTGGCCCTGTGCGCCACCACCTATCTGATGTTCGTGGGCGGGGTGGCGCGGCTTGCCGCTTCGCTGGCGCTGGACGGCATCCTGCCGCGCGCGGTGGGGCTGCGTGTTGGCAGCGGCGCGCCCGCCGGGGGCATTGCGTTGCTGTGCGGGGCGCATGCGGTGGTGCTGGCTGCCGTGGGCCGAGGCGTCATCGACGTGACCGGGCTGGTGGCGCTGGCCGACGGCTTTCTGCTGGCCAACGCCCTGTGCGGCGTGCTGACTGGAGTGCGCCTGCTGCACGGCCCGCTGCGCTGGGGGGCCGCCGGGCTGGCGCTGGTGCTGGGCGCGGTGCT
It contains:
- a CDS encoding FlxA-like family protein, encoding MMDGIGTAQGLLSLGGFSQATGTAGTAATGSTSTGTTTSGTSGTETTTTSSGDTVSISDEARRKAALLGGAGSSGGSQSSASTQATDSGSSDAAQSLQDDVSQSDISSAESMVSNLRQSLSEAEDELAELQDDTDMDEETRQEQVQLMQAKISMLESQVSQALTEKSELEKQKQEAEQGGNDASATAEPETGEE
- a CDS encoding LysR family transcriptional regulator — protein: MAERPQVWQATFRRTHGAFALTAFGVTDPSPSSATLRTVMELHLLRAFATVAETGTLTRAAAELHLSQSALSGQIRALEDTLGVTLFRRRARGMDLTDAGADLLPLARKALDAATALRRKAERLRAQPTGRITLGLNTDPAFLRMVALHEALGAACPDVALEFTMTQTMTTSELLRESVIDAGYRYGQEFSPDIVEHPLRDVEIRIVIPASMVPALPVPPTTAPSPAVSLGAAAATTARAARKGRARTESHPPPERPEWSAAVRRYGAPQLAEDTAQPAGDADAHMPGPDTTALGTSGPDMPPNGNSGPGIDSAPHAPGPGLLAALLARHGGMPAPRPDYAPSDLPRLPVHDANAWHALSQLPWIWPTCDCPFHRTVAARMAPYSLRPRTAAVAIDEPIVKQLVATGKGVAVLRADETAQMVRDHGVYVWPEPLAVPLCIAHRTDRSDDPALRALVEAARAVWK
- a CDS encoding APC family permease, encoding MRSAQLGPWLLAGLIVGPVLGSGIIILPPVVLGVAGAWALPAWLVMIAVGVVFALVFGELSVLFPGDGGVSVAVGHAFGPQGRRLASLYLVVAVLFGPVAVLLTGVRYLPLGGLPPVGVAYGLLLVCAGLLLRQVASLGRVALVLSSVSAGLLFAGGVVTLGDAAGALWRGAGGGMAASAMPGGPMQGGPISGGISGGMSGGMSGAEFLSAFALPAPDWAMLGHALLLLFWIVVGWEVVGNYSAEVRNPRRTIRKAVIRALAAVTAVDLAVAGGMQWLAVRNAAPVSAGAAGGLTVPPDGVAALLTPLFGTWGGLVLGALALALCATTYLMFVGGVARLAASLALDGILPRAVGLRVGSGAPAGGIALLCGAHAVVLAAVGRGVIDVTGLVALADGFLLANALCGVLTGVRLLHGPLRWGAAGLALVLGAVLAHAAWWVLGVVAGLAVWMYRIRIGGCLRALCSVRGLRCVCDWLLPDPRRTPLHDARSVERSLK